The genomic window AATCCTATGTAGGTGTAGTACTTACACAAAATAGCGAAGGCGCGCGAAACAACGCCATATACGATGTACCATCCTACACGCGCTCCTTgacttccttatttttaataaaaatttgagcGACGAAGGGTACCTACACGCCCGCGATTCATGGCGTGTATGTTGCAGCGTATGTCAAAGTGTGtttctttgctttttgcCGCATATTTtgtgaagaaaggaaaaggaacgcAGGAAAATAGCATACTACAGCTTAAAACTGTGCTTACAACGTGGTACACCACTGCCTTTCGTCTGCACATCATTTTtctgtgaattttttttttcttttcctttttgcagtAACTTTTTTGTATATTGCATATGGCTGGTGCGCGTAAATTTTCGTTTGCCAagttttttatgtgtacacatgtgccCATTCACATTTCACCACTATGCATTTTATAATTGCTATGTTGAACATGCCTGAAAATTGCGCTTAACCATTCTGTGAAACTTTAGTGCtgttttgaatttttttccgtttttccctcttttgcTACATACCCGTGCTTCATTATACATACACCACTGTGTGACTTCTCGCTTCCGCGGGAAACGAAAAAgcgagaagaaaaaaaaaaagtaaaatttcaAACTACATTTGAAGCGAATACATACTCAGTAttaccgtttttttttttttttttaagcccCCCCATTGAAGTAGatccttcaaaaaaaaaaaaaaaaaaaaaataaataaataacgtgagggtttttttttcctcaccatttattttaaaagcaAGAATTATGTGTATGCATGCAGAGTATATTAAAGCTCAATTGTGAATGTTCCCATATGCGGAGGGTTTCGCATCAGATGGAGAGTGTTCTTTCGCgcactttatatttttatgcatgCGCGCGCCAATGTGCATGTACAAAATAAGTGCATACCGAAGGGAAGCCGAATTTATCATAAGGGACTGCTTCATGATgcgtatataatattatatgttGAATGGCCCCCCCTTATTTCACatctatttttcttttgtaacATATTTATTCGATGCATACATTTCTATAATTtgttttaccatttttgtaaaatatttttaagatTAGATCCAATGCCTTAAGCAGATGCAAAACAAAAAgccgaaaaatgaaaagagcgAAACTGTGCGTGTTCGTGACGTACCTTAAAATAGGAGTTACATAGGAACACaagtgtatattttattttcccagTGCGCCTTCGGCAAACGTTACCATTTAGTTGTGTATGTTTGGTGAGCAAGTTATTTGCATTATTCAGTTGCACTATTTAGCCAGTTATTTCTCGCGCATTGCTTGTGCGAACCATCCAGCATtacctatatacatatacatatacatttgcTTAATActtacatgtacattttcatatacatttttacgaATATATTTGCATGAACATATCTTTTTCTACTaactttcttttaaaataaatcCATCCCCTATACACTAAATGCTCTTTACAGAAACAACGAATTCTTGTgtcatatgtttttttttgtcattttaaGAAGTTTTTACACCTTAGTATACGTGGCCTAGGaatttatacttttttttttttttagaaaaccTTTTCTGCTTTTACCCATAGTAATGCACAAATTTCAATTTTACAgttagaatttttttttagactttttttttttttttttttgtgttctgATGTAAATAATCCCAATTTTGATACTATtagaattcttttttatgccaCCATATTTAGAGcacttaattttttagatTGTAGTGCTAAAATGTCTCTGTGTTCAAATTCTCTAGTTTATAACTAACTGTAGGTAAGCCTTTGAGGTAGATTTTGCCCTCCTTGCAGCTATTTTTGTGTATCTACCTTGGCCTACTTGTTATTAGTAGCTTTTTAAGCACATGCCACAACGCCATTGCGCGTTTCATGCTACGCTCATGTGCTATCACAGTTTTTCTGTTACAGTTTTTCtgtgtgaatttttttcgtgtttaaatttttagtGCGCGCGTCTGTTCGTGTTTACACCACCTTTCGTATTCTTCACCTCTCTGTTGTAGATTTACAACTCCCCACGCATATGGCTGCCGTTCTCTTTAATTAaagttttgtttttctgcCATTCTGCACATCCTACTCTTAACGTTTTTACCCCCGTTTTTTGCGTCATTCCGTGATTAAGAAGCGTATAACAGGAGGTCTTTAGCTTCCCCAAGGCGCTTCCCCGTgacatatacatgtgtatacatagATAAAGCGTCGCTTACATAAGCCAGTGCATAcgcacacatacacatgtaggGGAGTTTGCTTAGAGAACTGCGTCACATCGGACCCGCCTGTGCGCAGATctatgcatgcacatgtgtggGTTCCGCCattattgtaattttttttttctttttcctgcaTTAATGAAATAGGAATTTACTACACACCCTACACAGTTATATTACGGtatccacaaaaaaaaataatgaataatgTCATCATATGTTTCCTTTTGCTCATTAATTATGGTAAAAGTGTGATAGGTGCAGAAGCGCAGGGAAAGGATCCTAACAATAGTAATGTAAGTAGTGTGCATTATTCAGGTACCAgggctatatatataagtccACCtttctgtgtgtgtgttgggGGGGGTTACCCTAGCCTTGTTCTATTCCACGATTCACATGATGCTATcctcactttttcttttcatataTCATTACATCACTTTGTAGAACCCCTACGAGGAGAGCGAAATTGACGAAAAATGGAGGCTACACGAGTTGGAGACGAACCCGTTTATAGACCTGAAGCATCCGAACTTCAATGGCGACTTCATCAGGTGCATCGACGAGTACTACGTTTACGAGACGAAGGAATACAATGcgtataagaaggaaagatataaaaacataaaaaattacaaatcaTTCGAAAAGAAGCAATTCAACTGTGCGATCAATGTGCTTGTCCATGGAAGACCAAATTCAAGAAACGCAAATGATTACAAAATATGGAGTGCTGCAGCAAATATAAATAAGCACCAAGCCATGTTAGAGAAGAAGTACAGCAAGTATATTATTTACACCCCATTTATCAGTCTTTCAAATGTAGTAAGCCCAGAAGGGCTGTATACACACCTTAACTATGCTTACCTTTTATCAAATAGATTAGGCATAACTTTTAAGAATATGCTGGAAGATGACACGTGTTATAATTAcgatatttttattcattcccATTGTTACGGTGCCAATATAGTTCGATTAATATTTACCTTAGATAATgcaatttggaaaaagttGGATACGTCTATGCTAAAAGTTACCTACGAGAGGGAAGTGCTAGCTATTCTGGAAGACAATTTTAAACTGACCCTAAAGGATATTAACATAATTACTGACAAAAGCAGCATACAAATTAGGAAGGACCCATATTTTAAAATCCACAAGTACTATTTGTATAAAAAGTTTCAATCCAaatttagtaaaaaaaaaatagtcgAACATTTTGACGACGTATTTGATGATCATTCGGTTAAGTATGATACCCTTCCCGAGGGGAGAAGCAGTGCTAGCCATGGTGGAGGAGGCAAAGGCTCCATCGGAAAATTAGCGGCTCAACCAGGAACGAGTGACTCACCAGGAacagacgaagaagaagagtcGGAATCAGAATCAGAATCAGACGAAGAGGACGAATTCACTTTCTTcgcaaaatttaaaaaagcgcgtaaaaaaagtggacaacCATCGAACAGAAGTTTGAAAAGATTACACAACTACTtgctaaataaaaaatttaccctGTTAAGTGTAGTCTCTACGGCACCTCCCCTTGTCGGTATTGTATCCAACATGGAAGATATACGAGTGGGTCATCAGAAATTAATGAAGTACAAATTTATGTTCCAAAATgtgccttcctttttgagATCCAAACTGATGAAAACGAGGGATGCACAGGAATTATTACATGTGGTGAATCCAGGGTTATTGTGCCTACTAGCTTTACATGAAAAACTTAATTACAATTATGAGAAGAATACGGGTTCTTTAATCTCTCATTTTAGGAATGTGAATTACTACTCCGATTTGGACAATGATGAGCTCATGAGTTTGCACACCAGCTTGGGATTACATTCTACGTTGCACATGAGGTCTCTAAGTTATTACATTTTGAACTTCAGGAATGAGTACCACCACCGCACGTATGCGCTCCCTGCCCACTTATCAGACATTAACGTTTCAAACAATTATGcattttttgaatatataaagaagCATAATGTATGTTCCCAAATTAAGCACAGCGAGTTGGAAAGATTCGTCTCCTACTTACATGAAATTGTAAATTTTGATCAAAAACCGCAGCCGTATATTCCTCATAGGCAAGTTTATAAGAATCCCTTCATGTCACACTACGTCATACCATACATGCAGGAAAATAACGTATACACCCCTCACTCTATCCTTGGCACGGGTAGAACAGCGTTATTGCTCTACTCCTATGACATATACAAACATATTTCGATGAACGGATTTAGCGAAAGGAacgtaataaaaaatgacataaacTTTTTGTACGATGCAGACCCGTTTATATACTACAACTGGTTGACCTACATAGGAAATCAGAACGACCTCCttgaggaaaattttatcaaGAATTTTCACGTATACTCAGATAACATAAATATGAACCTGGTGCAAAATTTATTTAACATGTTTGTTTCAACACAttatgtgaaattttttatttttagtaaaaataaCACGGCGGATGTGTACCGTAGTTTGTACAGAACGCTCAGGAAATTTTCCCTACCCATTAATAAAGTGGTTTTGAGAAGAcagagggagaagaaaattaacTTCCCTTTGTTGAATAATGACAAATTTGATCATAAGGAGAATGTCATATATGACTACATATGCAGGTACACAAACTTCTTGAAAACCTTTTCGTACCTCAATTCTTTTCAGTACATTAAAAACGAAATGTTCATTCTTAACCATAAGACTTTTAAAAAGTACCAAAGTGATCGAATGGGggagttaaaaaatgaaataaaaaaggcgCACGATTTTATTCAGCAAAACAGCACCTTTAGCGATATGAAGAATAAACTCACAACCATGTATAACATTGAAAATACAGCTATTAGTAGCGAACGTGAACTTGAAGTAAACGAAGAAGTAGGAGATCTGAACACATTCGAATTTGCTAACTACGCACTTGAGGATAGTAAAGAAAATAGCGCTAGTAACAGCAGCATTCAAAATATAGACAAAGAATATGTTACCTATCATGGTATCTACATAAATATTAGACGTACCATGACTCTTAAGGAAGCCTTTCTATCCATTTCCATGTATAACAACATGTATGAAGGAATACAGTATATCGAGTTTGTAATTAAAGGATCCTCATATAATGAAGTGGAAGACCATTTGAACAACATGGAAGATGTAAATTCCTGTCTCTTTGACAAAGACGAAGATATCGAACTTAACTTTATTTCCAAATTTTGCAACTACGATCAGCAGGCCTACTTCCATATAAAGAAATTATATACCTCGAGAAATTTATACGTTTTGAATTCCTTAAAACACTGTAACTACCCAAAATATAGATACCTCAAATTGTGTGAAAATATGAACCTCCTTAAGACATTCTTCCAGAGCGATTTAAGTATTACTCTATCCGCATTACAcgaacgagaaaaaaaaagaatggctAACATGAGGGATGCAATCGAAAGAGAAATGGACGAAATGGATATCCTCTCCATTAGCAATGATTCCCTGGCAGCTATTTTtcacaacaaaaatgaagacattAGCACCTTTAAAATTAATGCTTGTTTTATCATTCCAGAGAAACCATTGATTCAAAATTTGTTCTCCAATGAGGCGCCTATGCAGTCTACAAAAGAGGAAGCAGAAATGGGAATTCTGAGAAAGGTGGGCGATGGCCATCCTAGTGTCGATACCAGTGACCTTATCACCATGACTGAAGGTTCCTCCAGTTTCGACAGTAACCTCAGTAATATGAAAGAAATTAGCGGTAGCAGAACCAGCCTCCATAGCCTTGAAAGCCTGGACGGCTACGCCGATGTCGACAATGACGTCATCGAAGCGGCGTACGAATTGCAGCGCGAGTTGGACCCAGCAGCGCAGATGGGAATGGACGTTGAAAGTGGAaacgaaaagaaaagtgagaaggagagggagaaggaggaaaaggaaaagcaaatgCAAAAGCAAATGCAAAAGCaaagggagaagaaggaaagggaaaagaaagaaaaggagaagaaggaaaaggaaaagaaggaaaaagagaagaacgaTAACAGTTACGCCCACAGTAGTGGCAGTCGCAGCAGCAGTTACAACTACAGCGGTGATAACGTCTTCTGCACACAAGTGACGCTGCCAGTTCTGCTCCGAAAGGACATCCTCAAAAGTGCCCATGACATCTACATGCGGGCAATTCGAAGCGTCATGCAGAACCCGCACTTCAGAAGCGCCTTCAACttaaggaagggggaagaacccTACGAGTCCTTCATTTACTTCTTTGACAAATTCGCCTACGTCTAcaatcaaaaaaataagtatgcGCGCACAGGGGACGTCAAGACGTTTAATACCCCGCAAAATATTAAGTGGAACTACTTCTACTATTTGTTAAAGTATGGCTCGGGAACGAATTACAACACTGAGGTCTTTTTGGAAAACTTCTTCtatgggaagaaaacaagTCTCGTGAAACCACAGAAGGATAACATTTTAAAGGACTTCCTAGCCCACTTCACCGTCTTCTTTTACCTCTTCAAGTTGGATTAACCCGCGTGTGCGTTTGTCCTGTCGTGGGATATGCGGCTCTTTGGGCAGCGGACGGCAAGGACGGGCGAACCATCAGGGGTCTTTCATCCGTCCCTAGTTTTTAACCCTTTTAGCTAAGCTTTAGTCATATGTAGTCGTTCCTTAGACTTATTTACTGTTTAGTTTTATTCAGCCACATTGAGTCACTCCTTGGGCCATtctttacccattttttggcCATCggttgtttgttttttttcccatctcCTGCATATCTTGCGCCTCTGCACTTTTtatctttaatttttaaacatgttctctttttccgtttgaatgaaaaagaaaacattgTATTTGCCTATAATtttgaaactttttttttttacgtatatGAACAATAAAACGTTGTTAATACTTATAAGCACATTAATTCGggtgctttttatttttttattttttcgttgtttattttgttatatatGAGCACATGATGACGGATGGATCTTACAGCTGACCCTTTCGTATGTTCACATTGCGCAGTTCGAATTTGGACAAAATggccttttaaaattttaattattgtTCATTTTAGGTTTGTTTATATGGGGAATGAGAAGCGGCTTAGAGAGGTGCGGCGGGAAAGGTGACTATAACTCAGGGGGGGCCCCCCAataggtgttttttttttttaagcaaatgTAGTTTCAAAATGAGTAaggtgcaaaaaaggggaaaaaaagtacagtTGGGTCGGTCTTTTGGGATAGCGAGTTAACCTGCCACTGGGGAATGCAGAGCAGGTGTACGACCCCAAATAGGTGTCCCGCAGGTGAGCTAGCATATGtttaatatgtacatgcaaaTGTGGGGGAGGAATTCTTggtctcttttcctttttccacgTCTGTTCCGCTACGCGGAGCAGCTCAGTCGAGGGAGTACCAACACGTCCAGTCCTCGCTCACATTCATggactcattttttttaatctgcaAAAGAGCATTCACATTTCTAGAATGTTCACCGGCCGGCGATATGAATATCCTGCCGGACAGCTCATTGGggtgttccccttcctcGGGGGCAGAAATACTAGCGATGGTAAAATTCAGGCAGTGCAGATGTAATAGGGTCTGCCTCCAGTGCGTTTCTTCCTTGAACATGCTCGTCGTTAAGATGGTATTTGTGCATGTCTCCCCAGTGGGGGGCACATTCTGTGAACTGTTGGTTGATTCACCAGGAGAAGATCTATACGCTTCAAAATGGCAATCGAAATAAAAGCACAAACTGGTCACTACTTTCCCTTTATTAACTGCAATTTTAAAAtcagaagaaatatacacattttcatttttgcgatatgtgtacatatcaATTATGGCATAATTAACCACCTCAGTGGatactttatttttgtctAGATAGATAATTTTGGCATTTTCCAAGAAATTCTTCGAACTGGGTTTTAACTCCGAGAGGTCTTTTCCATACAGTGGGTTGTCccaaattaaaatattttcatttatatattctgaGTCATTATAACCTGCTAAATATAGATAAACCTTGTTTGGCAGCAACAAGCCATTTTCTTTTAAGTAGAAATCCCTGGCATACAAAATGGTGTCTATCATACATTCGTAAAACAGGAAGTATCCCATCCATTcggaaataataatatcaaattttaaaatttccagctttttaattttatatatatttttatatttttctaagtcttcctttttgttaatGTAGTGTATTTCCTCTTTCTCATCAAcgtaaatattattttcttctaattttCCTTCGAATAGGTAAATATTATTggctccatttttttccgttattttttttgcttttgttaATATCCTATGGGCGTTGTCAATCCCGACGACAACTTTCGCGTGGTCAGCGCAGAAGAGAGAAATGATGGAAGACCCACATCCTATATCCAGGACCACTTTATTttcaaatatttctttatttttttttacgaattCATAGTAGCAATTTGTTCTGCTCTTATCTAGAATCATAGTtctgtgtatacatgtgttGTTGTAACTTTCGAAATATTTACTGTCTGTGTCTTCTTCGCATTCACCACTGTTTTTGCTCGTGCTGCTGGTTATATCGTTTGGTGGGGGGTTCCCCTGGTCGTCCTTCTGGCTGTCATTCTGTTCCGTCTTTTCGGTTTCTTCGATGGGTACTATTCCAAGGGGATCACCTCCACGGGGAACTACTAGAGGCGCCTTTCTTACCATATCCCTCTTCACTATTTCTCCAATTAAatgtttaataattttttccatgctGTTAACCTTTTTATACAAATTGAGCACCTCGTCTTGGTCATTTTCTGACTTTGTCACAAATTTTTCTATGATTGATTCGTTTAGGCTGCTTTTTTGCATGCCATTGTTGCTCCTCTTATACACCCCCCCCTCGGGGCTCTCCTCATCACCCCATTTACCCCCCTCCACAATTGTGTCTATTAAGTGGTTCAAATTAATATTGTTCAGGGTGGAAGACGAGTTCGCTGCGAGGCCATTTCggcttttttcctcctcctgcaaGGTTATGGTATTGTCATTTATTCCCTCCACTGACGCTTCCTCCTTACAGATTTGTTGCTTCTGAAAggtctgttcttttttcacaacaggagcattttcttttttagggCACTCCTCCAAATTGGTGCCCCCGCACGGGTGGGGTAAATAGCCATTCATCTTCTGGCCACCGCTTATCACGTGTGGAGACTTTTCCGAAAATCCAGACGATACGGAAATTTCGTCTTCGCTAAATGCGGAGGACTCACAACAATCTGAGGAATTTACTACAAGATCATccagttttaatttttgcctttcttcCAACACGTAGGAGCTGTCTTCGTAATCGTCACCCAGTTTTTCCGTTTGGCCATTTTCATTCTGTGCACTGCCCCCCATGGG from Plasmodium coatneyi strain Hackeri chromosome 12, complete sequence includes these protein-coding regions:
- a CDS encoding Histone-arginine methyltransferase encodes the protein MDKESPNLVDQHVLEQMQKTIELFAQNSTCTTKEAFADDKYAYSLIDNYKSRRTKNVVIHMLKNDINILYYNEEYKNIIFINFLRLCQLNNLNVKKYHDMFLKYDIFSYILNSEKYVHIFLKPIINNDKLLWDVNTDHFEFVAFPMGGSAQNENGQTEKLGDDYEDSSYVLEERQKLKLDDLVVNSSDCCESSAFSEDEISVSSGFSEKSPHVISGGQKMNGYLPHPCGGTNLEECPKKENAPVVKKEQTFQKQQICKEEASVEGINDNTITLQEEEKSRNGLAANSSSTLNNINLNHLIDTIVEGGKWGDEESPEGGVYKRSNNGMQKSSLNESIIEKFVTKSENDQDEVLNLYKKVNSMEKIIKHLIGEIVKRDMVRKAPLVVPRGGDPLGIVPIEETEKTEQNDSQKDDQGNPPPNDITSSTSKNSGECEEDTDSKYFESYNNTCIHRTMILDKSRTNCYYEFVKKNKEIFENKVVLDIGCGSSIISLFCADHAKVVVGIDNAHRILTKAKKITEKNGANNIYLFEGKLEENNIYVDEKEEIHYINKKEDLEKYKNIYKIKKLEILKFDIIISEWMGYFLFYECMIDTILYARDFYLKENGLLLPNKVYLYLAGYNDSEYINENILIWDNPLYGKDLSELKPSSKNFLENAKIIYLDKNKVSTEVVNYAIIDMYTYRKNENVYISSDFKIAVNKGKVVTSLCFYFDCHFEAYRSSPGESTNSSQNVPPTGETCTNTILTTSMFKEETHWRQTLLHLHCLNFTIASISAPEEGEHPNELSGRIFISPAGEHSRNVNALLQIKKNESMNVSEDWTCWYSLD